From Pseudobdellovibrio exovorus JSS, a single genomic window includes:
- the dnaA gene encoding chromosomal replication initiator protein DnaA — translation MELDSLFWNQIKTTIKTKNGANKLLENWLDPIELIKSEKTADSLKITFGVPSQFFFFYVNEHLKDKIAQELREQSNIPVEIDFVVTGKTASDYNTSLQDVMQNTEQVFQQPVQVVPAGPRPVENINEEFTFSTFVVGKNSEFAHAATYNVACNPGTNDYNPLLIYGPSGMGKTHLLNAAGNQIRQNYPHLRIVYISAERFLNECVSALRRHEMDKFRQKYRENTDVIVVDDVQYIGRGEAVQEEFFHMINSFIEKKKQVVLASDRMPKDILGLEDRSRTRLERGLIADITMPDLETRLAILRYKAENYNVRLNEDTIQYIAKISKKSIRELEGNLKKIKMFSELQGLSINLELARKVLAHHENTVTISIEEIQRIVAEYYKIRVTDLKSTSRAKPIVVPRQIAMYLIKKFLDKSLVDIGKAFGGKDHTTVINSLDKVENLQNQDPQFKNDIDELINQIHNVTGL, via the coding sequence ATGGAATTAGACAGTTTATTTTGGAATCAGATCAAAACCACCATCAAAACGAAGAATGGGGCCAATAAATTATTAGAAAATTGGCTAGACCCTATTGAGCTGATTAAGTCTGAAAAAACAGCAGATTCTTTAAAAATCACGTTTGGCGTCCCTAGTCAGTTCTTCTTCTTTTACGTTAATGAGCATTTAAAGGATAAAATCGCTCAGGAATTAAGGGAGCAATCCAATATTCCTGTCGAAATCGATTTCGTGGTTACAGGTAAAACCGCTAGTGACTACAACACCTCTTTACAAGATGTGATGCAGAATACAGAACAAGTCTTTCAGCAACCGGTACAGGTTGTGCCTGCAGGTCCTCGCCCTGTGGAAAACATCAATGAAGAGTTTACCTTTTCGACATTCGTTGTAGGTAAAAATTCTGAGTTCGCCCATGCCGCAACTTACAACGTCGCTTGTAACCCAGGTACGAATGACTACAATCCCCTCCTTATATATGGTCCTTCTGGGATGGGTAAGACGCATCTATTAAATGCGGCCGGAAATCAAATCCGTCAAAACTATCCGCACTTGCGTATTGTCTATATTTCGGCTGAAAGATTTTTGAATGAGTGTGTCTCTGCACTTCGTCGTCATGAAATGGATAAATTCCGTCAGAAATATCGTGAAAACACAGATGTTATTGTTGTCGATGACGTGCAATACATCGGACGTGGTGAAGCTGTTCAAGAAGAGTTCTTCCATATGATCAACAGCTTTATCGAAAAGAAAAAGCAAGTGGTTCTGGCCAGCGATCGTATGCCAAAAGATATTTTAGGTCTTGAAGATCGTTCGCGTACACGCCTAGAGCGCGGTTTGATTGCTGATATCACGATGCCGGATCTAGAAACTCGTTTGGCTATTTTAAGATATAAAGCTGAAAATTATAATGTGCGCTTAAATGAAGACACGATTCAGTACATTGCTAAAATTTCTAAAAAATCTATTCGTGAACTTGAAGGCAATTTAAAGAAAATAAAAATGTTCTCTGAGCTTCAAGGTCTGAGCATTAATCTGGAACTGGCGCGCAAAGTATTAGCACATCATGAAAACACAGTGACGATTAGTATTGAGGAAATTCAGCGCATCGTGGCTGAGTACTACAAGATCCGTGTTACGGATTTAAAGTCCACTAGCCGCGCTAAACCGATTGTGGTGCCTCGTCAAATTGCCATGTATTTAATCAAAAAGTTTTTAGATAAGTCGTTAGTGGATATTGGTAAAGCCTTCGGTGGCAAGGACCATACAACGGTGATTAATTCTTTGGATAAAGTCGAGAATCTACAAAACCAAGATCCTCAATTTAAGAATGATATCGATGAGTTAATCAACCAAATCCACAATGTTACTGGTTTGTAA
- the dnaN gene encoding DNA polymerase III subunit beta, which yields MKIEIQKKDLLGLLSRTQNIVEKRNTMPILVNVLLDASENQLKAYATDLEVSLTDQVPAQIKEAGKVAVSAKSLFEITKELLDGPIQLIKKENDWLEIKQGKFLSKIIGVAAEQYPVFPTYSSENFSKMNAAELKFMIDKTIYSVSNDETRYHLNGVYFEKADKDVITMVATDGHRLSLIKKEFKGLALAEKVGVIIPKKGLFEIKKLIESSIEDVYIAVEGSQFILKSGSCVLMIRLIEGKYPNYNQFIPQKFTHNIVIPRDAILSSLKRVSLLANQKSKAILLSFSQGRLEITSNNPELGDAKEELDIHYSGPDLKIGFNARYIEDVLKNIEQEEVEFELNDQLSPGVLKAHKRADYINVVMPMRI from the coding sequence ATGAAAATTGAGATTCAAAAAAAAGATCTTTTAGGCCTCTTAAGCAGAACTCAAAACATTGTAGAAAAAAGAAATACAATGCCGATCTTGGTGAACGTTTTACTAGATGCCTCTGAAAATCAATTAAAGGCCTATGCAACGGACTTAGAGGTCAGCCTAACCGATCAGGTGCCTGCACAAATTAAAGAGGCTGGTAAGGTCGCTGTGAGCGCTAAGAGCCTTTTCGAAATCACGAAAGAACTTTTAGACGGACCAATCCAATTAATTAAAAAAGAAAATGACTGGTTAGAAATTAAACAGGGCAAGTTTCTTTCAAAGATCATTGGTGTGGCAGCTGAACAGTATCCAGTCTTCCCAACATACAGCTCAGAAAATTTTTCTAAAATGAATGCTGCTGAATTAAAGTTCATGATCGACAAAACAATCTACAGCGTTTCTAACGATGAAACTCGTTACCACTTGAATGGCGTTTATTTCGAGAAAGCAGACAAAGACGTAATCACCATGGTCGCAACTGATGGCCATCGTCTGAGTTTAATTAAAAAAGAATTCAAAGGTTTAGCTCTTGCTGAAAAAGTGGGTGTGATCATTCCTAAAAAAGGTTTGTTCGAAATTAAAAAATTAATCGAGTCTTCAATCGAAGATGTTTACATCGCTGTTGAAGGATCTCAATTTATTTTAAAATCTGGTTCATGTGTTTTGATGATTCGTTTGATCGAAGGTAAATATCCGAACTACAACCAGTTTATTCCACAGAAGTTTACACACAACATCGTTATTCCGCGCGATGCAATTCTATCATCACTGAAACGTGTATCACTTTTGGCTAACCAAAAATCAAAAGCGATCTTGTTAAGTTTTTCTCAGGGCCGTTTGGAAATTACATCTAACAATCCTGAATTGGGTGATGCCAAAGAAGAATTGGATATTCACTACAGCGGGCCGGATCTTAAAATCGGTTTTAACGCGCGCTACATTGAAGATGTTTTAAAAAATATTGAACAAGAGGAAGTAGAGTTCGAATTGAACGATCAGCTTTCTCCGGGCGTTTTAAAAGCTCACAAGCGTGCAGACTACATCAACGTTGTCATGCCGATGAGAATTTGA